From Dehalococcoidia bacterium, a single genomic window includes:
- a CDS encoding sigma-70 family RNA polymerase sigma factor gives MSEAASVLSARTDEELVAAFLSGEIGAFEELVQRYSRPIFNFVYRMLCSYADADDVAQDVFVQVYNSLPAARTDLPFKPWLYVIAKNKCLDFLKRKRPLLFSDVDGPEAEDGSIAERVADSDPLPEELAERADLQRILHEAVLGLPERYRQVVAMRYTGDLSFAEIAQALALPENTVKTHFHRAKALLRTRLLDVL, from the coding sequence ATGAGCGAGGCAGCCTCCGTTCTTTCCGCGCGCACCGACGAGGAGTTGGTCGCCGCCTTCCTCAGCGGCGAGATCGGGGCATTTGAAGAGTTGGTGCAGCGCTACAGCCGGCCGATCTTCAATTTCGTCTACCGCATGCTGTGCAGCTACGCCGACGCCGACGACGTGGCGCAGGATGTGTTCGTGCAGGTCTACAACTCGCTGCCGGCTGCACGCACGGACCTGCCCTTCAAGCCCTGGCTCTACGTGATCGCGAAGAACAAGTGCCTGGACTTTCTCAAACGCAAGCGGCCGCTGCTCTTCTCCGATGTGGATGGCCCGGAAGCAGAAGACGGCAGCATCGCCGAGCGCGTGGCAGATTCGGACCCGCTGCCGGAGGAACTGGCCGAACGCGCCGACCTGCAGCGCATTTTGCATGAGGCGGTGCTTGGTCTGCCGGAGCGCTACCGGCAGGTGGTCGCCATGCGCTACACCGGCGATCTCAGCTTTGCCGAGATTGCCCAGGCGCTGGCGCTGCCGGAGAACACGGTAAAGACGCATTTCCACCGCGCCAAGGCGCTGCTGCGCACCCGGCTCCTGGACGTCCTGTAG
- a CDS encoding DMT family transporter gives MGRSRAAVVGVLFAGVLAVSAAALFVRLADAPALSTAAYRLLFASVPTIALLPMRGRRELPALHRADWGWLLLSGGCLALHFATWIASLEMTTVSSSVALVTTSPLFVAGVVMLRGERVSRATVLAMLVCLAGGLIIGAADVGGGRALAGDLLALAGAAFAGAYFALGRRLRAVTSVTTYIGTVYPIAAIALTVAALAGRQRLSGFDGQTWLMFVLLALVPQLLGHSSLNWALGYLSAPFVAIAVLGEPVIATVLAALFLGELPGPLRIAGGIVVLAGVYLGLRAELEAAPAGVALAGVEPAPA, from the coding sequence ATGGGACGGTCTCGCGCCGCGGTTGTGGGGGTGCTGTTCGCCGGCGTGCTGGCGGTTTCGGCGGCGGCGCTCTTCGTGCGACTGGCCGACGCGCCGGCGCTCAGCACCGCGGCCTACCGGCTGCTGTTCGCCTCTGTGCCGACGATCGCGCTGCTGCCCATGCGCGGCCGCCGCGAGCTGCCGGCCCTGCACCGCGCGGACTGGGGCTGGCTGCTGCTTTCCGGCGGCTGTCTGGCGCTGCACTTCGCGACCTGGATCGCCTCGCTGGAGATGACCACCGTGTCCAGCAGCGTCGCTCTGGTCACGACGTCGCCGCTGTTCGTCGCCGGCGTTGTCATGCTGCGCGGGGAGCGAGTCAGCCGCGCAACAGTGCTGGCGATGCTCGTATGCCTCGCTGGCGGCCTGATCATCGGCGCGGCCGATGTGGGCGGCGGGCGGGCGCTGGCCGGCGATCTGCTGGCCTTGGCGGGCGCCGCCTTCGCCGGGGCCTATTTCGCGCTCGGAAGGCGGTTGCGCGCTGTCACGTCGGTGACGACGTACATCGGCACGGTCTATCCCATCGCCGCCATCGCGTTAACCGTCGCGGCCCTGGCCGGACGGCAGCGACTCTCCGGCTTTGACGGGCAGACCTGGCTGATGTTCGTGCTACTGGCGCTGGTGCCGCAGTTGCTCGGCCACTCCTCGCTCAACTGGGCGCTGGGCTACCTCAGCGCCCCGTTTGTCGCGATCGCCGTGTTGGGCGAACCCGTGATCGCGACCGTGCTCGCCGCGCTTTTCCTCGGAGAGTTGCCTGGACCGCTGCGCATCGCCGGCGGCATCGTCGTTCTGGCCGGCGTCTACCTCGGGCTGCGCGCCGAGCTGGAGGCGGCCCCTGCCGGCGTGGCGCTCGCCGGCGTCGAGCCTGCGCCGGCCTGA